One segment of Triticum dicoccoides isolate Atlit2015 ecotype Zavitan unplaced genomic scaffold, WEW_v2.0 scaffold122907, whole genome shotgun sequence DNA contains the following:
- the LOC119343320 gene encoding putative ripening-related protein 4 translates to MANLKKLLAMFPLMMILSQLRVHGVSVSVSSSANVTTEAKHLRGRCHISGFLHGKSGDYNRDHGSVCCKDGHHYPQFRCSPPVSADAPAILTLNSFARGGDGGGKSFCDNRFHKDTELVVALSTGWLRLDGKRKCNKMIRINGNGRAVLAKVVDECDSVYGCDAEHNFEPPCPYNDVDASPAVWRALGLKEEIGVFKITWSDV, encoded by the coding sequence ATGGCTAACTTGAAGAAGTTATTAGCTATGTTTCCTCTTATGATGATCTTGTCACAGCTTCGCGTCCATGGTGTCTCCGTGTCCGTGAGCAGCAGCGCGAACGTTACTACAGAGGCCAAACATCTTCGTGGAAGGTGCCACATCAGTGGCTTCCTGCATGGCAAATCCGGTGACTACAACAGGGATCACGGCTCGGTGTGCTGTAAAGACGGTCACCACTACCCGCAATTCAGGTGCTCGCCCCCGGTGTCGGCCGACGCGCCGGCGATCCTAACTCTGAACAGCTTCGCACGAGGTGGAGACGGCGGCGGCAAATCGTTCTGCGATAACCGCTTCCACAAGGACACCGAGCTGGTGGTGGCGCTGTCAACGGGGTGGTTGCGCCTAGACGGCAAGCGCAAGTGCAACAAGATGATCCGCATCAACGGGAACGGGCGTGCCGTGTTGGCCAAGGTCGTAGACGAGTGCGACTCGGTGTACGGCTGCGACGCCGAGCACAACTTCGAGCCACCGTGCCCATACAATGACGTAGACGCGTCACCTGCCGTGTGGAGGGCGCTGGGGCTCAAGGAGGAGATTGGAGTGTTCAAGATCACTTGGTCTGATGTGTGA